The window GCATCCATGGCAGCCGATTCCGGAACCAGTGCCGGAAAACCGACACAGAGTTCTCCCTTATTGCGGCTCGGGCTGCCCAAAGGCAGCCTGCAAAGCGCTACCCTGGAGCTCTTGCATCGGGCCGGATATAATTTTTCGACGCGCGAGCGATCGTACTTCCCGTCCACAGACGACGAGGAACTGCGGGCCATGCTGGTTCGCGCCCAGGAGATGGCGCGATATGTCATGGACGGAGTATTCGACGCAGGTATTACGGGCAAGGACTGGGTGCTCGAAACGCAGTCGGATGTGCACCCGGTAAGTGATCTGATCTACTCGAAAACAAGCATGCGCCCCGTACGATGGGTGCTTGCCGTTCCGGAAGATTCCGATATCCGCTCCGTAAAAGACCTCGAAGGAAAGCGCATTGCAACCGAAGTCGTTCACATTGCACGCACATGGCTTCGCGAAAATGATGTGAATGCCGATGTCGAGTTTTCATGGGGAGCCACCGAGGCAAAATGTCCCGATCTCGTGGACGCTATCGTCGAGGTTACCGAGACGGGCTCGTCGCTGCGCGCCAACAAACTTCGCATCGTGGATGTACTGATGCACTCGAATACGCAGCTTATCGCCAACCGGGAAGCATGGGAAGACCCGTGGAAGCGGCAAAAGATCGAAAATATTGCCCTGCTGATGCAAGGTGCGATCCGGGCTGAGGGGCGTGTTGGACTCAAACTCAATGTACAGCGTGATCGCGTGAAGCAGGTCATCGGGATACTCCCCGCCTTGCGCATGCCGACCGTTTCGCCGCTGGCGAACGGAGACGACTGGGTAGCCATCGAAACGGTCATTGAAGAACAGCATGTACGGCGCCTCATTCCCGAACTCAAGCGACTCGGCGCCGAAGGTATCATCGAGTATGCGCTGAACAAAATCATTCCGTAGCAACGGCGGCCTGCCGCAACAGGCATGACGCATCCGGTCTCCACTCCATTTTACAGCCTGCCCGGGGTGGTCTTTCTCCCCCGGCGCCTTGCGGCAAGCATCTTGTGCCTTGCGGTATCCGCACTTACTGCATGCAGCGGCAATGCACCGCCCCCCGTCCCCGGTACCACCATGGTGGCCGTGCTGGCCGAAATGCATCTGTTGCAAGCCCGGGAAGAACTAACGGAGATCAACACCAGGGAGGTTCAAGATTCCCTCCTCGCTGCCCATGGCCTCGACAGCACAGCCTGGGCGAACGCCATTGCCTGGTACACGTCGCATCCGGAAACCTTTGTCGGGATATACGGGCGGGTCGTCGATACGCTTCAGGTGCAACAAATGCCTGAGATCGAGGCGGATTAGGGCCCGCAAAGCACCGCTGCATAGTGTTAACAGGCCCTATATCATGAAGGCGCCTCAAGAATCGATGTAGCCTTCGCCGTGAGTTCAAAGGCGCCTCCCGGTGAATGGAGCTGCCGAAGATACCCCTCGTTGATCAGCCAACCGAGCAACTGATCGACCCGGTATACGGGCGTGCGCATACCTTCCAGCCATTCTCCGCGCGGTTTGCCGTCAGCGATCTGACGCAACAATCGTTGGACGATGAGCGCATCCAGAGGAGGCGGCTCGAATGCTTCGTGGCG is drawn from Bacteroidetes bacterium SB0662_bin_6 and contains these coding sequences:
- a CDS encoding ATP phosphoribosyltransferase, with product MAADSGTSAGKPTQSSPLLRLGLPKGSLQSATLELLHRAGYNFSTRERSYFPSTDDEELRAMLVRAQEMARYVMDGVFDAGITGKDWVLETQSDVHPVSDLIYSKTSMRPVRWVLAVPEDSDIRSVKDLEGKRIATEVVHIARTWLRENDVNADVEFSWGATEAKCPDLVDAIVEVTETGSSLRANKLRIVDVLMHSNTQLIANREAWEDPWKRQKIENIALLMQGAIRAEGRVGLKLNVQRDRVKQVIGILPALRMPTVSPLANGDDWVAIETVIEEQHVRRLIPELKRLGAEGIIEYALNKIIP
- a CDS encoding DUF4296 domain-containing protein: MTHPVSTPFYSLPGVVFLPRRLAASILCLAVSALTACSGNAPPPVPGTTMVAVLAEMHLLQAREELTEINTREVQDSLLAAHGLDSTAWANAIAWYTSHPETFVGIYGRVVDTLQVQQMPEIEAD